The following proteins come from a genomic window of Vallitaleaceae bacterium 9-2:
- a CDS encoding helix-turn-helix domain-containing protein, with the protein MKVSKFLELDMEDQELICNVGKALSSPIRIEILKLLYGKSLIIGEIANALDIPASSAAMHVRTLEAAQLIRFEELPGTRGKTKLCHRKPDFINISLLSKDRNVDEIVSVEMPVGAFCSCDAVPTCGLADIDGVIGTEDVVSSFYLPQRANAQLLWSSGGVITYRFPNLVPKKYTPKRLNLTMEICSEAPNYRLGWKSDITLWVNGIDCGYWQSPSDYGARRGRLNPAKWPDGSTQYGVLVSWEVNENGIYINNEHIRSLDFEALNIMEQEYIEIKIGNKADAQYVGGFNIFGKRFGDYAQDLILSIEY; encoded by the coding sequence ATGAAGGTGTCAAAATTTTTAGAGCTGGATATGGAGGATCAAGAACTCATATGTAATGTTGGGAAAGCATTGTCGTCACCGATTCGTATTGAAATTTTAAAGCTGCTGTATGGAAAAAGCTTAATTATAGGTGAAATTGCCAATGCACTAGATATTCCGGCTTCGAGTGCTGCGATGCATGTTCGAACATTGGAAGCAGCTCAATTGATTCGTTTTGAAGAATTGCCGGGAACTAGGGGCAAGACAAAGCTTTGCCATCGAAAGCCCGATTTTATCAATATTAGTCTGTTAAGTAAAGACAGGAATGTGGATGAAATCGTTAGCGTTGAAATGCCTGTTGGCGCCTTTTGTTCTTGTGATGCTGTTCCAACATGTGGTTTAGCTGATATTGACGGAGTGATAGGAACAGAAGATGTCGTAAGTAGTTTTTATCTTCCGCAACGGGCGAATGCACAGTTACTATGGAGCTCGGGTGGTGTGATTACCTATCGTTTTCCAAACTTAGTGCCAAAAAAATACACACCTAAGCGGCTAAATCTAACGATGGAGATATGTTCTGAGGCTCCAAACTATCGGTTGGGTTGGAAGTCGGATATTACACTTTGGGTTAATGGAATTGACTGCGGATATTGGCAAAGTCCAAGTGACTATGGTGCTAGACGTGGTCGATTAAATCCGGCAAAATGGCCGGATGGCTCTACACAATATGGTGTCTTAGTGAGTTGGGAAGTCAATGAAAATGGCATATACATTAATAACGAACATATTCGTTCTTTAGATTTTGAAGCACTTAATATTATGGAGCAAGAATATATAGAAATCAAAATTGGCAATAAAGCCGATGCGCAATATGTGGGTGGATTTAATATCTTCGGAAAAAGATTCGGTGACTATGCGCAAGATTTGATTTTAAGTATTGAGTATTAA
- a CDS encoding extracellular solute-binding protein has translation MKKKSMFFLVIVFVMLFIVGCGSQSNDTNASGNDSSVDSGTSESDTSKTQDETSENDADVNEDGTVNNPENVEIKEGNLVFWSLFSGGDGGFMDEIITDYNATQPTMQVQPIMLVWADYYTKLQTAVAAGKGPDIGVAHASKLPELVEQGAVVPIDSYLEDIGISMSDLYTQGSINSVTFSEQTYGVPLDTHAEIMYYNRDILAEAGVELNAEGKLDIQSADAFLAILDKIKAVIPEGSSALALTNSGDDPYRVWWATYFQMNGTAILSADATEVTLDKNVAMEAAEFVKRLYEEGYVLEGIDDHQAFFQSGKAGILFGGTWATGAFEKTDGLNFGAQNFPKLFDQDACWADAHIMMIPYSKERTDEETLEAVRFIVAAASDGGVTWAKSGQIPSNINVVNSQEYAELDYRSDYKNALNTAVLPPQSSSFYAMKAGMIDSLNAYWTGQSDVETAINDLYSELASNIF, from the coding sequence ATGAAGAAAAAAAGTATGTTTTTTTTAGTAATAGTATTCGTTATGTTATTCATCGTAGGTTGTGGGTCACAAAGCAATGATACAAATGCGTCAGGGAATGATTCGAGTGTTGATAGTGGAACGTCAGAATCAGATACATCCAAGACGCAAGATGAAACCTCAGAAAATGATGCTGATGTAAATGAGGACGGGACGGTTAATAATCCTGAAAATGTAGAAATAAAAGAAGGTAATCTAGTTTTTTGGTCTTTGTTTAGCGGTGGTGACGGCGGATTTATGGATGAGATTATCACAGACTATAATGCCACGCAACCAACTATGCAGGTGCAACCTATTATGCTGGTATGGGCTGATTACTATACAAAGCTTCAAACCGCAGTGGCGGCAGGAAAAGGGCCGGATATTGGAGTGGCACATGCATCGAAACTACCTGAGTTAGTAGAACAAGGCGCAGTAGTTCCTATTGATAGCTATCTAGAAGATATAGGTATCTCGATGTCAGATTTATACACACAAGGGTCTATCAACAGTGTGACCTTTAGCGAGCAGACATATGGCGTTCCATTAGATACACATGCAGAGATTATGTATTATAACAGAGATATCTTAGCCGAAGCAGGCGTTGAGTTAAACGCGGAAGGTAAGTTGGATATTCAAAGTGCTGATGCATTCCTTGCCATCTTAGATAAGATAAAAGCGGTTATTCCAGAAGGTTCTTCAGCCCTTGCGCTGACAAATTCAGGAGATGATCCATATCGTGTTTGGTGGGCGACCTATTTTCAAATGAACGGAACAGCAATACTTAGTGCTGATGCAACAGAAGTGACCTTAGATAAGAATGTTGCTATGGAAGCGGCAGAATTTGTTAAACGTTTGTATGAAGAAGGATATGTTCTTGAAGGTATCGATGACCATCAAGCCTTTTTCCAAAGTGGAAAAGCGGGGATTTTGTTTGGAGGAACATGGGCAACAGGAGCGTTTGAAAAAACAGATGGCTTAAACTTTGGTGCGCAAAACTTTCCAAAGCTATTTGACCAAGATGCGTGCTGGGCAGATGCGCATATAATGATGATTCCGTATTCAAAAGAACGCACAGATGAAGAAACCCTTGAAGCGGTTAGATTTATCGTTGCAGCAGCATCGGATGGAGGCGTAACATGGGCAAAGTCCGGTCAGATTCCATCCAATATTAATGTCGTCAATAGTCAAGAATATGCAGAGCTTGATTATCGAAGTGACTACAAAAATGCTTTGAATACAGCAGTGCTTCCGCCTCAAAGCTCAAGTTTTTATGCGATGAAAGCAGGGATGATTGATTCGCTTAATGCATACTGGACAGGGCAAAGTGATGTTGAGACAGCAATCAATGATTTATATAGTGAACTTGCATCAAACATATTCTAA
- a CDS encoding zinc ribbon domain-containing protein YjdM, giving the protein MNNLPNCPKCNSEYTYEDGMLMVCPECAYEWSLTASEEADDAIKDAKGNLLSDGDAVTVIRDLKVKGSSSAIKQGTKVKSIRLVPDAPDGHNIDCKIDGFGAMKLKSEFVKKA; this is encoded by the coding sequence TACCTAATTGTCCAAAATGCAACTCAGAGTATACCTATGAAGACGGAATGCTTATGGTATGTCCGGAGTGTGCTTACGAATGGTCTTTGACAGCATCAGAAGAAGCGGATGATGCGATTAAAGATGCGAAGGGCAATCTGCTTAGTGATGGAGATGCGGTGACCGTCATACGGGATCTGAAAGTTAAAGGAAGCTCATCTGCAATTAAACAAGGGACAAAAGTAAAAAGTATACGCCTTGTTCCAGATGCACCAGATGGACATAATATTGATTGTAAAATCGATGGTTTTGGCGCGATGAAGTTAAAGTCAGAATTCGTTAAAAAAGCATAA